In one Deltaproteobacteria bacterium genomic region, the following are encoded:
- the rpsJ gene encoding 30S ribosomal protein S10 encodes MATHTTSYEQGQKIRIRLKGFDHKLLDQSTQEIVETVKRTGARIAGPIPLPTKIEKYCVLRSPHVDKRSREHFEIRTHKRFIDILEPTQATIDSLMKLELSAGIDVEIKMI; translated from the coding sequence ATGGCGACACACACAACATCTTACGAGCAGGGGCAGAAGATCCGGATTCGACTCAAAGGATTCGATCACAAGCTGTTGGACCAGTCGACCCAGGAGATTGTCGAGACGGTGAAAAGGACCGGCGCCCGTATTGCCGGACCGATCCCGTTGCCGACAAAGATTGAGAAATACTGTGTCCTCCGCTCGCCGCATGTGGACAAAAGATCCCGGGAGCATTTTGAGATCCGGACACATAAAAGGTTTATCGATATTTTGGAGCCGACTCAAGCGACGATTGATTCACTCATGAAACTGGAGCTCTCGGCAGGGATCGATGTCGAGATTAAAATGATATGA
- the tuf gene encoding elongation factor Tu (EF-Tu; promotes GTP-dependent binding of aminoacyl-tRNA to the A-site of ribosomes during protein biosynthesis; when the tRNA anticodon matches the mRNA codon, GTP hydrolysis results; the inactive EF-Tu-GDP leaves the ribosome and release of GDP is promoted by elongation factor Ts; many prokaryotes have two copies of the gene encoding EF-Tu) — translation EMVMPGDRVDIDVELITPIAMEKELRFAIREGGHTVGAGVISQVVE, via the coding sequence GGAGATGGTGATGCCTGGGGACCGTGTGGACATTGATGTGGAGTTGATCACGCCGATTGCGATGGAGAAGGAGCTCAGGTTTGCGATTCGTGAGGGGGGTCATACGGTCGGCGCCGGAGTCATCTCCCAGGTGGTGGAATAG